gcatttaagattaagattagtCTTTAtcagtcccacaacggggaaattccAAGTGTTACAGCAgtaaagtggatagcaaaaaacaataaatagtaaacagcagtataaactagaaatataagcaaataaacaattaaaaatataataaagtattaataatttacaatatatacaagtagaaataaataaataaaaagtattatgAGTGTTAACGTTGATTCCACAACAGTGGCATCACTTCAACTGTAGGAGTGTcaaaccaacaaaataaaaaagaacactgTATTTAATAATCCGTCTGTTATCATGTTTGAGTGAACTGGGTAAAGACAAACATTCAGATGACTTAAATGAGAACTCTAAATTACATCTTGTGCAtacaaaagaaatgaaatgaaaatggtaTTGCACAGGATGTTAATATTATTTAGTCCGAAGCATTAGTCAACACCACGGACTACATCTGTCATCTGTACTCTACCCACTTTACTCctctgacactttattttgtatttttatattgttatatttatattatttattgtcattgttacctattttattcacgtttttcttatattatcctttattgtggttatttttgtaactttgaGCATTCTGAAAGGAGAATTTCctttgtttaaataaagttctatcttaccttgtcttatcttatcttactaaACCAAAGTCCTCCCTTTGCCTCTCCAGGTGATCTTTAGTAGCCATGGCTCGTACCAAGCAGACTGCCCGTAAGTCCACTGGAGGCAAAGCCCCCCGTAAACAGCTGGCCACCAAGGCTGCTCGCAAGAGCGCCCCGTCCACTGGTGGCGTCAAGAAGCCCCATCGCTACAGGTGAGACAGgcacaaaaacaatgtttttctttgttttaggcCAGACAGAAATCCTTAACCATGAGTTAATGGTTGATATACGACAACCCATATCCTCTACACACAATGTTATAAGAATATTTCAGAGTGACCCTTCAATAAAGACAGTTGGATTCAAAGTATCAaagtttaagttgaatttaattaaagtttTGTACAAGAGGAGCGTTTAAATCATGCAACACAGCGAGTaaggttacagagaaaaaggctcaTATGATAGTAAAAGCTGTTGGTTTATATGCCTCCTATAGTGGGAGGTTACCTGTCTGACACAGATGCTGTTATTCTCAGCTCCCCAAAGTCAAAGGTACGGTCAGCAGAAGTCTGACCCGTGTCTGACTCCCCCTGTCATGTGTACTTCCCTTTATCTTAACATATAGTTAACCTTATCTAGCCTGCCAGCCTTTAGCAGAAGCACTGGTCTGATGTAACCCAAAGCCTCTACATACAGCAGACAGGATCATATTTGCTTAGTATGATTAAAACGTTGGAAAAACCCcagattaatacacatttttataacacacaatgacatttttcttCATGCGTTGTGAAGGCCTGGCACTGTGGCTCTGCGTGAGATCCGTCGTTATCAGAAGTCTACTGAGCTGCTGATCCGCAAGCTGCCCTTCCAGCGCCTGGTGAGAGAAATCGCCCAGGACTTCAAGACTGACCTGCGTTTCCAGAGTGCAGCCATCGGAGCTCTGCAGGTCAGTTCATCTACAGAACTCATACGGACATAAATTagcatatgtatatacacaatGTGGAAAAAGCATTTCATAGGCATATAAACAGTGCTATTAGATTTATTGAAGTTACTCTGTGGTCATACATTTCTGTAGACTGTAGACTGATTGTTAGGGCTTCACCTTACAATTCATTTCATAACAGGCAAGAGTACCATACACAGCAAAAccgggagtgttaattcaactcacagagtgtgaaatttaacactttttctgagtttatatagttcccatggattctgagtta
This is a stretch of genomic DNA from Centropristis striata isolate RG_2023a ecotype Rhode Island chromosome 4, C.striata_1.0, whole genome shotgun sequence. It encodes these proteins:
- the LOC131969480 gene encoding histone H3.3A — protein: MARTKQTARKSTGGKAPRKQLATKAARKSAPSTGGVKKPHRYRPGTVALREIRRYQKSTELLIRKLPFQRLVREIAQDFKTDLRFQSAAIGALQEASEAYLVGLFEDTNLCAIHAKRVTIMPKDIQLARRIRGERA